The Alnus glutinosa chromosome 7, dhAlnGlut1.1, whole genome shotgun sequence genome includes a region encoding these proteins:
- the LOC133872670 gene encoding large ribosomal subunit protein uL4: MAVAAARPLVTVQLLEGDMATDSCPSVHLPDVMKASIRPDIVNFTHANISKNKRQPYAVSKRAGHQTSAESWGTGRAVSRIPRVPGGGTHRAGQGAFGNMCRGGRMFAPTKIWRRWHRKVNVNLKRFAVVSAIAASAVPSLVLARGHRIESVPELPLVVSDSIESVEKTSAALKVLKQIGAFPDAEKAKDSHAIRPGKGKMRNRRYINRKGPLIVYGTEGAKLVKAFRNIPGIDIVNVERLNLLKLAPGGHLGRFVIWTKSAFEKLDSIYGSFDKLSEKKKGYVLPRSKMVNADLARIINSDEVQSVVKPIKKEFKRAPMKKNPLKNLNTLLKLNPYAKTARRMAVLAEAERVKAKKEKLDKKRKPITKEEAASIRAAGKAWYQTMISDSDYTEFENFTKWLGVSQ; this comes from the exons ATGGCCGTCGCTGCTGCTCGACCTCTCGTCACCGTCCAGTTGCTCGAGGGCGACATGGCAACCGACTCTTGCCCCTCCGTTCATTTACCCGATGTAATGAAGGCCTCGATCCGACCCGACATCGTCAACTTCACCCACGCTAACATCTCGAAGAACAAGCGACAGCCATACGCCGTGTCGAAGAGGGCGGGCCACCAGACCTCCGCCGAGTCTTGGGGAACCGGGCGCGCCGTATCCCGTATCCCTCGTGTTCCCGGAGGCGGGACCCACCGCGCCGGCCAGGGTGCTTTCGGAAACATGTGCCGTGGCGGCCGCATGTTCGCCCCAACCAAGATCTGGCGACGCTGGCACCGCAAGGTCAATGTGAACCTTAAGCGCTTCGCCGTCGTTTCTGCCATCGCCGCTTCCGCCGTCCCCTCCCTCGTTCTCGCCCGCGGTCACCGCATCGAGTCTGTCCCCGAACTGCCCCTCGTGGTCAGCGACTCTATCGAGAGCGTTGAGAAAACCTCCGCGGCTCTCAAGGTCCTCAAACAGATCGGCGCCTTTCCCGACGCCGAAAAGGCCAAGGACAGCCACGCGATCCGTCCGGGTAAGGGTAAGATGCGTAACCGCCGCTACATCAACCGGAAGGGTCCGCTGATTGTGTACGGAACCGAGGGCGCCAAGCTCGTGAAGGCCTTCCGTAACATTCCTGGTATTGATATCGTGAACGTTGAGAGGCTGAACCTGCTGAAGCTGGCTCCTGGTGGTCACCTCGGGCGGTTCGTGATCTGGACCAAGTCGGCCTTCGAGAAGCTGGACTCGATCTACGGATCATTCGATAAGCTCTCGGAGAAGAAGAAGGGATACGTACTGCCGAGGTCGAAGATGGTGAACGCTGACCTGGCGAGGATTATCAACTCGGACGAGGTTCAGTCCGTAGTGAAGCCAATCAAGAAGGAGTTTAAGAGGGCGCCTATGAAGAAGAACCCGCTCAAGAACCTCAACACCTTGCTGAAGCTGAACCCTTACGCCAAGACCGCCAGGAGAATGGCTGTTTTGGCCGAGGCCGAGCGCGTCAAGGCCAAGAAGGAGAAGCTTGATAAGAAGCGGAAGCCAATCACCAAG GAGGAGGCTGCTTCAATCAGGGCTGCAGGGAAAGCTTGGTACCAGACAATGATTTCTGATAGTGATTACACCGAGTTCGAAAACTTCACTAAGTGGCTTGGAGTCTCTCAATAA